The stretch of DNA CCAGGCCCAATAATGAGCAATTCACTTAACGTGTCTAGCTTAAACCTCAACGCGTTAAGATTACGTGATACATGGGCAAGGACATCATTCTTGTCAAGTGGTGTGGGCTTTACGTAGGCTTTACCCTTGTCTGCATAGGCTACCAACTTAATCACCTTATCACCATACCTCCTAATGTCAATGTCCCTAATACCCTCAACCTCCACATCCTCAAACCTATGTCCCCAACCAATAACCCTAGAGAGAATGACAACCTTAAGCGCGGCATCAATACTATCAATGTCCAGAGATGGGTCAGCCTCGGCATAACCCAGCTGCTGGGCTAGCTTGAGGGCTTCGTTGAATGATAAGCCCTCCTCATACATCCTACTTAGTATGAAGTTCGTGGTTCCATTCAGGATACCCATGAAGTACTCAACGTGAGCACCAGGTAGCAGTTTAAGTATGTTGAAGGATGGTGTTCCAGCCATGACAGTGCCCTTAAACCTAACCAACCTATTATACTTTCTACTTAATTCCATTAACTCATCGTAGTGAAAGGCTATTGGCCCCTTAT from Caldivirga sp. encodes:
- a CDS encoding homoserine dehydrogenase codes for the protein MRGVRILIIGFGNVGQAFYELLNTKRDLLSFDITIGEIIDRSRGYIINPGPDILKDVAKGRLIGRKVDIDEIPRLITESNADIVCEFTDLNVKSRGEPAFTYLSTAIRSGKHVITTNKGPIAFHYDELMELSRKYNRLVRFKGTVMAGTPSFNILKLLPGAHVEYFMGILNGTTNFILSRMYEEGLSFNEALKLAQQLGYAEADPSLDIDSIDAALKVVILSRVIGWGHRFEDVEVEGIRDIDIRRYGDKVIKLVAYADKGKAYVKPTPLDKNDVLAHVSRNLNALRFKLDTLSELLIIGPGAGKFETAQAVLTDLVDIVNSIRLS